GACCACCCCCGCTCACCTGCCCGTCCTCCTGCTGCACGGCTGGACCGGATCGCACCAGGACTTCGGCCCCGTCCGGTCGGCCCTGGAGCACGAGCGGCTCACCTTGGTGCCCGATCTGCCGGGCCACGGCGATCAGAAACCTGCGGAGGATGGGGACTACTCGCTGCCGGCACACGTCCGGTGGCTGCGCGAGTACCTGGACGACCACGGGGTCGGCGACTTCCACCTGGTCGGGCACTCCCACGGTGGTCTGGTCGCCCAGTGGCTGGCCTTCGCGATGCCGCACCGAGTCGCATCGCTGACGCTGATCGGCACAGGACCGGGCGCTCCGTCTGACGACACCACTGACCACATCCGGCTGGTCGCTCGGACGCTGCAGGCTGAGGGCAAGGACGCCGCCTGGGCCCTGTTCGCCGAGCCTGGCGACCGTGCGACCGAGGACGAGCGCGACCGCTTCGTCCGGGAACGCTTCATGGCGATGGACGATGACGCGGTCGTCGGCGTGGCGCGAAACCTGCTGACGGTTGCACCGCTGGGCGCGTTCCTGCGTGGCATCGACTGCCCGGTGCTGGTGTGCCACGGCGAGGGCGACGAGTCGTGGCTTCCGGCGCAGCAGCGGCGACTGGCCCGCTGGATCCCGGGATCACGCTACGCGGTCATCCCCGACGCGGACCATGTACCCAGTGTCGAGAACCCGGCCGGTCTGACGGCGCTGCTCATCCCTTTCCTCCGTGACGGGGACTCGGCGCCACCGAGATCGGAGGCCTGATGGCCCGCCAGTGCCCGCACTGTCCGTTGCTGTTCGACCTGGCACCCATGCTGGCCGACCACATGGCACGGGACCACGACGTCGACGCGGACCAGCTGCACCACCTGCAGCCGCCATCTCGTCGCGTCGGCACGCGGGT
The sequence above is a segment of the Euzebya tangerina genome. Coding sequences within it:
- a CDS encoding alpha/beta fold hydrolase, with protein sequence MTATTPAHLPVLLLHGWTGSHQDFGPVRSALEHERLTLVPDLPGHGDQKPAEDGDYSLPAHVRWLREYLDDHGVGDFHLVGHSHGGLVAQWLAFAMPHRVASLTLIGTGPGAPSDDTTDHIRLVARTLQAEGKDAAWALFAEPGDRATEDERDRFVRERFMAMDDDAVVGVARNLLTVAPLGAFLRGIDCPVLVCHGEGDESWLPAQQRRLARWIPGSRYAVIPDADHVPSVENPAGLTALLIPFLRDGDSAPPRSEA